A genomic stretch from Mycobacterium malmoense includes:
- the dapF gene encoding diaminopimelate epimerase, translated as MIFAKGHGTQNDFVLLPDLDAELTLTATQVAAVCDRHRGLGADGVLRITTAGAAATAGVLERLPDGVGANDWYMDYRNADGSAAQMCGNGVRVFAHYLRASGLESRDEFVVGSLAGARLVTLHHADATDADVTVDMGKANRLGAGEAVIGGRRFTGLAVDVGNPHLACVDPRLSPAELAALDVGAPVRFDRARFPDGVNVEVLTAAVGGVVHMRVHERGVGETRSCGTGTVAAAVAALADAGADTGTLTVRVPGGDVTVTVTDATSYLRGPSVLVARGEISGEWWRAL; from the coding sequence ATGATCTTCGCCAAGGGCCACGGCACCCAGAACGACTTCGTGCTGCTGCCCGACCTCGACGCCGAGCTGACGCTCACCGCCACCCAGGTGGCCGCGGTGTGCGACCGGCACCGGGGACTGGGCGCCGACGGGGTGCTGCGGATCACCACCGCGGGCGCCGCCGCGACGGCGGGTGTGCTCGAGCGCCTGCCCGACGGTGTCGGCGCGAACGACTGGTACATGGACTACCGCAACGCCGACGGGTCGGCCGCGCAGATGTGCGGCAACGGCGTGCGGGTGTTCGCGCATTACCTGCGGGCCAGCGGCCTGGAGTCCCGCGACGAGTTCGTCGTCGGGTCGCTGGCCGGCGCGCGACTGGTCACCCTGCATCACGCCGATGCGACCGACGCCGACGTCACCGTCGACATGGGCAAGGCCAACCGGCTGGGCGCGGGGGAGGCCGTCATCGGCGGCAGGCGGTTCACCGGCCTGGCGGTTGACGTGGGCAACCCGCACCTGGCGTGCGTCGACCCCCGGCTGAGTCCCGCGGAGCTGGCGGCGTTGGACGTGGGCGCGCCGGTGCGGTTCGACCGCGCGCGGTTCCCGGACGGCGTCAACGTCGAGGTGCTCACCGCGGCGGTCGGCGGAGTGGTGCACATGCGGGTGCACGAGCGCGGGGTGGGCGAGACCCGGTCGTGCGGCACCGGAACGGTCGCGGCCGCCGTCGCCGCGCTGGCCGACGCCGGCGCCGACACCGGGACGCTCACCGTGCGGGTGCCCGGCGGTGACGTCACCGTCACCGTCACCGACGCCACCAGCTACTTGCGCGGGCCGTCGGTGCTGGTGGCCCGCGGCGAGATCAGCGGGGAATGGTGGCGCGCACTGTAA
- the hflX gene encoding GTPase HflX: MTFPDSPDTGPVEPAPSVGELALEDRSALRRVAGLSTELADVSEVEYRQLRLERVVLVGVWTEGSATDNRASMAELAALAETAGSQVLEGLIQRRDKPDPSTYIGSGKAAELREVVLATGADTVICDGELSPAQLTALEKAVKVKVIDRTALILDIFAQHATSREGKAQVSLAQMQYMLPRLRGWGESMSRQAGGRAGGSGGGVGLRGPGETKIETDRRRIRERMAKLRREIKDMKQARDTQRSRRLGSEMPSIAIVGYTNAGKSSLLNALTGAGVLVQDALFATLEPTTRRAEFPDGRPFVLTDTVGFVRHLPTQLVEAFRSTLEEVVDADLLVHVVDGSDVNPLAQINAVRQVITDVIADHHGDPPPELLVVNKVDAASDLMLAKLRHGLPGAVFVSARTGEGIDALRRRMAELAELSKPTDALVDVVIPYDRGDLVARVHAGGRVQQEEHNADGTRIRARVPVALAASLREFSAPPFEPRA; this comes from the coding sequence ATGACTTTTCCCGATTCGCCCGACACGGGCCCCGTCGAGCCGGCGCCCAGCGTCGGTGAGCTTGCCCTCGAAGACCGCTCTGCGCTGCGCCGCGTCGCCGGGCTGTCCACCGAACTGGCCGACGTCTCCGAGGTCGAGTACCGCCAGCTGCGGCTGGAACGCGTCGTCCTGGTGGGGGTGTGGACCGAGGGCAGCGCCACCGACAACCGGGCCAGCATGGCCGAGCTGGCGGCCCTGGCCGAAACCGCCGGCTCGCAGGTGCTCGAGGGGCTCATCCAGCGCCGCGACAAGCCCGACCCGTCGACCTACATCGGCTCGGGCAAGGCGGCCGAGCTGCGCGAGGTGGTGCTGGCCACCGGCGCCGACACCGTCATCTGCGACGGCGAGCTGTCCCCGGCGCAGCTGACCGCGCTGGAAAAGGCCGTGAAGGTCAAGGTCATCGACCGCACCGCGCTGATCCTGGACATCTTCGCCCAGCACGCCACCAGCCGGGAGGGCAAGGCGCAGGTCTCGCTGGCCCAGATGCAGTACATGCTGCCGCGGCTGCGCGGCTGGGGCGAGTCGATGTCACGGCAGGCCGGCGGCCGCGCCGGCGGCAGCGGCGGCGGGGTGGGCCTGCGCGGTCCCGGTGAGACCAAGATCGAGACCGACCGGCGCCGCATCCGCGAGCGGATGGCCAAGCTGCGCCGCGAGATCAAGGACATGAAGCAGGCCCGCGACACCCAGCGCAGCCGCCGCTTGGGAAGCGAGATGCCGTCGATCGCCATCGTCGGCTACACCAACGCCGGCAAGTCCAGCCTGCTCAACGCGCTGACCGGGGCCGGGGTGCTGGTGCAGGACGCGTTGTTCGCCACCCTGGAACCCACCACCCGGCGCGCGGAATTTCCCGACGGCCGGCCATTCGTGCTCACCGACACCGTCGGGTTCGTCCGGCACCTGCCCACCCAGCTGGTCGAGGCGTTCCGCTCCACACTCGAAGAGGTGGTCGACGCGGATTTGCTGGTGCACGTGGTGGACGGCTCCGACGTCAACCCGCTGGCCCAGATCAACGCAGTCCGCCAGGTGATCACGGATGTTATCGCCGACCATCACGGCGACCCGCCCCCCGAGCTGCTGGTGGTCAACAAGGTCGACGCCGCCAGCGATCTCATGCTCGCCAAGCTTCGGCACGGGCTGCCCGGCGCGGTGTTCGTCTCCGCACGCACCGGCGAAGGCATCGACGCCCTGCGGCGGCGGATGGCCGAGCTCGCTGAGCTATCTAAACCCACCGACGCCCTTGTCGACGTGGTCATCCCGTACGACCGCGGCGACCTGGTGGCCCGCGTGCACGCCGGCGGGCGCGTCCAGCAGGAGGAGCACAACGCCGACGGCACCCGGATCAGGGCGCGCGTTCCGGTGGCGCTGGCCGCCAGCCTGCGGGAGTTCTCCGCCCCACCTTTCGAGCCGCGAGCGTAA
- a CDS encoding acyl-CoA dehydrogenase family protein yields the protein MSGAIKYQRTLFEPEHELFRESYRSFLDRHVAPYHDEWERAKIVDRGVWLEAGKQGFLGMAVPEEYGGGGNPDFRYNTILTEETTAGRYSGIGFGLHNDIVAPYLLALATEEQKQRWLPKFCTGELITAIAMTEPGTGSDLQGIKTRAVKRGDHYVLNGSKTFITNGINSDLVIVVAQTDAEKGAQGFSLLVVERGMEGFERGRHLDKIGLDAQDTAELSFTDVEVPAENLLGEEGMGFIYLMQNLPQERISIAIMAAAAMEQVLEHTLQYTKERKAFGKPIGSFQNSRFVLAELATEATVVRMMVDEFVRLHLDKKLTAEQAAMAKWYSTEKQVHLVDRCLQLHGGYGYMREYPVARAYLDARVQTIYGGTTEIMKEIVGRSLGV from the coding sequence ATGAGCGGTGCCATCAAGTACCAGCGCACTCTGTTCGAGCCCGAGCACGAATTGTTCCGCGAGTCCTATCGGAGCTTCCTCGACCGCCACGTGGCGCCCTATCACGACGAATGGGAGAGGGCGAAGATCGTCGACCGCGGCGTGTGGCTCGAGGCGGGCAAGCAGGGGTTCCTGGGCATGGCGGTGCCCGAAGAATACGGCGGCGGCGGCAATCCCGACTTCCGGTACAACACGATCCTCACCGAGGAGACCACGGCCGGGCGCTACAGCGGGATCGGTTTCGGTTTGCACAACGACATCGTGGCGCCCTATCTGCTGGCCCTGGCCACCGAGGAGCAGAAGCAGCGCTGGTTGCCCAAGTTCTGCACCGGGGAGCTGATCACCGCGATCGCCATGACCGAGCCGGGTACCGGCAGCGACCTGCAGGGTATCAAGACCCGCGCGGTCAAGCGGGGCGACCACTACGTGCTCAATGGGTCAAAGACGTTCATCACCAACGGAATCAACTCCGACCTGGTGATCGTGGTGGCGCAGACCGACGCTGAGAAAGGTGCGCAAGGGTTCAGTTTGCTGGTGGTCGAACGTGGCATGGAGGGCTTCGAACGCGGCCGCCACCTGGACAAGATCGGGCTGGACGCGCAGGACACGGCCGAGTTGTCGTTCACCGACGTCGAAGTTCCGGCCGAAAACCTGCTCGGCGAGGAAGGCATGGGGTTCATCTACCTCATGCAGAACCTGCCGCAGGAACGGATCTCGATCGCCATCATGGCGGCCGCGGCGATGGAGCAGGTGCTGGAACACACACTGCAATACACCAAGGAGCGCAAGGCATTTGGCAAGCCGATCGGCAGCTTCCAGAACAGCCGCTTCGTCCTTGCCGAGCTGGCGACGGAGGCCACCGTGGTGCGCATGATGGTCGACGAGTTCGTCCGGTTGCACCTGGACAAAAAGCTGACGGCCGAACAAGCCGCAATGGCCAAGTGGTACTCCACCGAAAAGCAGGTGCATCTGGTCGACCGTTGTCTGCAGCTGCACGGCGGCTACGGCTACATGCGCGAATACCCAGTCGCCCGAGCCTATCTCGATGCCCGGGTGCAGACGATCTACGGTGGCACGACCGAAATCATGAAGGAGATCGTCGGCCGCAGCCTCGGGGTCTAG
- a CDS encoding LGFP repeat-containing protein translates to MRRLVGTALISIATTVATAALLASTASASPIGDAEAAIMAAWEKAGGDGSPLGARKGDVYAIGDGFALDFDGGKMFYTPDTGAKFLYGPVLDKYESLGGPAGSDLGFPTINEVPGLAGPDSRVATFSASDKPVIFWTSDHGAFVVRGALNAAWDKLGSSGGVLGAPIEDETYDGEATAQKFSGGEISWNRKTKEFTTNPAALADQLKGLQVTVDPTAAINMAWRAAGGAAGPLGAKLGGPYPIGGDGIAQNFAGGKVYFSPATGANAVESDILAKYESLGGPVGSDLGFPTANESDGGIGHASRIATFSAADKPVIFWTADHGAFVVRGAMKAAWDKLRGPTGKLGAPVDDQAVDGDVVSQQFTGGKISWNRAKNTFTTDPANLAPLLSGLQVSGQNQPSTAAMPSHAKPFTWHWWWLLAAIPVLVLVVLLVVVAAGWRRRRSARDTPAYEPERGADAGYEAAADGHWGRDDADLATEHLPLGDLHPPELQPPPDAGPAARVSWSRGAAADLAEDVATAGAYGGEARPVSEEENPDAVDTDSIPVVSEAELSEVGYPEASEEADYLEADYVEADYVEADYVEADYVEADAGYADDGYPDAAPDDTVVPVAVAPDTQPRTGRHAAIDAEDDAEDALEVIPEAANAAPGPAGRPTIHLPLEDPYQVPDGYPIKASARFGLYYTPGSELYHDTLAEIWLSSEEVAQANGFIKAD, encoded by the coding sequence ATGCGCAGGCTGGTCGGTACCGCGCTGATCAGCATCGCGACCACGGTGGCGACCGCCGCCTTGCTGGCGAGCACCGCCTCTGCGTCTCCGATAGGTGACGCCGAGGCCGCCATCATGGCCGCATGGGAGAAGGCCGGCGGCGACGGTTCACCGCTGGGCGCCAGGAAGGGCGATGTCTACGCGATAGGCGACGGATTCGCCCTGGATTTCGACGGCGGCAAGATGTTCTACACCCCGGACACCGGTGCCAAATTTCTTTACGGGCCGGTCCTGGACAAATACGAGTCGTTAGGCGGTCCGGCCGGCAGCGATCTGGGATTTCCGACCATCAACGAAGTTCCCGGCCTCGCGGGGCCGGACAGCCGGGTGGCCACCTTCTCCGCCAGCGACAAGCCGGTGATCTTCTGGACGTCCGACCACGGCGCGTTCGTCGTGCGCGGCGCGCTGAACGCCGCGTGGGACAAACTCGGCAGCTCCGGCGGGGTCCTCGGCGCCCCGATCGAGGATGAAACCTATGACGGGGAAGCCACCGCCCAGAAGTTCAGCGGCGGTGAGATCTCCTGGAACCGAAAAACCAAGGAGTTCACCACCAACCCGGCGGCGCTGGCCGACCAGCTGAAGGGCCTGCAGGTCACGGTCGATCCGACGGCGGCCATCAACATGGCCTGGCGCGCGGCCGGCGGCGCCGCCGGTCCGCTCGGGGCCAAGCTGGGTGGGCCGTATCCCATCGGCGGTGATGGAATCGCCCAAAACTTCGCCGGCGGCAAGGTGTACTTCAGCCCGGCCACCGGCGCGAACGCCGTCGAGAGCGACATCCTGGCCAAATACGAGTCGCTGGGCGGGCCGGTCGGCAGCGACCTGGGTTTTCCCACCGCCAACGAGTCCGACGGCGGCATCGGACATGCCAGCCGGATCGCCACGTTCTCCGCGGCCGACAAGCCGGTGATCTTCTGGACCGCTGACCACGGCGCGTTCGTCGTGCGGGGCGCCATGAAGGCCGCGTGGGACAAGCTCCGCGGTCCTACCGGCAAACTGGGCGCCCCGGTCGACGACCAGGCCGTCGACGGCGACGTGGTCTCGCAGCAGTTCACCGGCGGCAAGATCTCGTGGAACCGGGCGAAAAACACGTTCACCACCGATCCGGCAAACCTGGCGCCGCTGTTGTCCGGTCTGCAGGTGTCGGGGCAGAACCAGCCAAGCACGGCGGCGATGCCCTCCCATGCCAAGCCATTCACCTGGCATTGGTGGTGGCTGCTCGCCGCTATTCCGGTGCTGGTGCTGGTCGTGTTGTTGGTGGTGGTGGCAGCCGGGTGGCGCCGTCGTCGCTCGGCCCGTGACACCCCTGCCTACGAGCCCGAGCGCGGCGCGGATGCCGGCTACGAGGCCGCGGCCGACGGGCACTGGGGGCGCGATGACGCCGATCTCGCCACCGAGCACCTGCCGCTCGGCGACCTGCACCCCCCGGAACTCCAGCCGCCGCCGGACGCCGGGCCCGCGGCGCGGGTCAGTTGGAGCCGTGGAGCCGCCGCCGACCTGGCCGAGGACGTCGCAACCGCCGGCGCCTACGGCGGCGAGGCGCGGCCCGTATCCGAGGAGGAAAATCCCGACGCGGTGGACACCGATTCCATACCCGTCGTCTCGGAGGCCGAACTGTCCGAAGTCGGCTACCCCGAAGCTTCGGAGGAGGCCGACTACCTAGAAGCTGACTATGTGGAAGCCGACTATGTGGAGGCCGACTATGTGGAAGCCGACTATGTGGAGGCCGACGCTGGCTACGCGGATGACGGGTATCCGGACGCCGCTCCCGATGACACCGTCGTCCCGGTTGCCGTCGCGCCGGACACGCAGCCGAGAACCGGGCGGCACGCGGCCATCGACGCCGAAGATGACGCCGAAGACGCCTTGGAAGTGATCCCCGAAGCCGCCAACGCGGCACCGGGCCCCGCTGGGCGCCCGACAATCCACCTGCCGCTCGAGGACCCATACCAGGTGCCCGACGGATATCCGATCAAGGCCAGTGCGCGCTTCGGCCTGTACTACACCCCGGGCAGCGAGCTCTATCACGACACGCTCGCCGAAATCTGGCTGTCCAGCGAAGAAGTCGCGCAAGCCAACGGCTTCATCAAGGCCGACTGA
- the lexA gene encoding transcriptional repressor LexA, with amino-acid sequence MSDSNDTPSAGSDGRLRSVDPSLTERQRTILNVIRTSVTSRGYPPSIREIGDAVGLTSTSSVAHQLRTLERKGYLRRDPNRPRAVDVRGTEETAAAEAGVRTEVAGSDALPEPTFVPVLGRIAAGGPILAEEAVEDVFPLPRELVGEGTLFLLKVVGDSMVEAAICDGDWVVVRQQHVADNGDIVAAMIDGEATVKTFKRAGGQVWLMPHNPAFDPIPGNDATVLGKVVTVIRKV; translated from the coding sequence ATGAGCGACAGCAACGACACCCCATCGGCCGGCTCGGACGGCCGATTACGTTCCGTGGATCCATCGCTGACCGAACGGCAGCGCACCATTCTGAACGTCATCCGTACGTCGGTCACCAGCCGCGGTTACCCGCCGAGCATCAGGGAAATCGGCGACGCCGTCGGTCTGACGTCGACCTCCTCGGTGGCTCACCAGCTGCGCACCCTGGAGCGCAAGGGATACCTGCGCCGCGACCCCAACCGCCCCCGGGCAGTCGACGTCCGTGGCACCGAGGAGACCGCCGCCGCCGAGGCCGGTGTCCGTACCGAGGTCGCCGGCTCGGACGCCCTGCCGGAACCCACCTTTGTCCCCGTCCTCGGGCGCATCGCGGCCGGTGGACCGATCCTCGCCGAAGAAGCCGTCGAGGACGTCTTCCCGCTGCCTCGTGAGCTGGTCGGCGAGGGCACGCTCTTCCTGCTCAAGGTGGTGGGTGACTCGATGGTCGAGGCCGCGATCTGCGACGGCGACTGGGTGGTCGTGCGGCAGCAACACGTCGCCGACAACGGCGACATCGTCGCGGCCATGATCGACGGCGAGGCCACCGTGAAAACGTTCAAGCGCGCGGGCGGTCAGGTGTGGCTGATGCCGCACAACCCGGCGTTCGATCCCATACCCGGTAATGACGCCACCGTGCTCGGCAAGGTCGTCACGGTGATTCGCAAGGTCTAG
- a CDS encoding LysM peptidoglycan-binding domain-containing protein: MTIIHTGIHTGPPLTGSVRRPVNGPALGLRSGRDGLARSRRPGPSRPPGAPPRYHGTGVAMSVAPHRRRPVTLATTVGLALAAGAITLWLGLVANVGQLVNGDPSGSAARVPDRLAVVRVEPGESLQDIAARVAPDLPARQVAERIRELNDLNSPALVAGQTLIAPVG; encoded by the coding sequence ATGACAATCATCCACACAGGCATCCACACAGGCCCACCGCTTACCGGCAGCGTTCGGCGCCCGGTCAACGGACCGGCGCTGGGCCTTCGGTCCGGTCGGGATGGGCTGGCGCGGTCTCGCAGGCCCGGCCCGTCGAGGCCGCCGGGCGCGCCACCGCGCTACCACGGCACCGGCGTCGCGATGTCCGTCGCGCCGCATCGCAGGCGGCCCGTGACGCTGGCGACGACTGTGGGGCTGGCGCTGGCCGCCGGGGCGATCACCCTGTGGCTGGGGTTGGTCGCGAATGTCGGCCAGCTGGTCAACGGCGACCCCTCGGGATCGGCCGCCCGCGTGCCCGACCGGCTCGCCGTGGTGCGGGTCGAACCCGGGGAGTCCCTTCAGGACATCGCCGCCCGGGTGGCGCCGGATCTGCCGGCTCGCCAGGTTGCCGAGCGCATCCGCGAACTCAACGACCTGAACTCGCCGGCGCTGGTCGCGGGCCAGACCCTGATCGCGCCCGTCGGCTGA
- the nrdR gene encoding transcriptional regulator NrdR, with protein sequence MHCPFCRHPDSRVIDSRETDEGQAIRRRRSCPECGRRFTTVETAVLAVVKRSGVTEPFSREKVVSGVRRACQGRQVDDDALHLLAQQVEDTVRAAGSPEVPSHEVGLAILGPLRDLDEVAYLRFASVYRSFSSADDFEREIQALRAHRKVSTPS encoded by the coding sequence ATGCACTGTCCGTTCTGCCGCCATCCCGATTCCCGGGTGATCGACTCGCGGGAAACCGATGAAGGCCAGGCCATTCGGCGCCGCCGGTCATGCCCCGAGTGCGGCCGGCGTTTCACCACCGTGGAGACCGCGGTGTTGGCCGTCGTGAAACGCAGCGGTGTCACCGAGCCTTTCAGCAGGGAGAAGGTAGTCAGCGGGGTCCGTCGGGCATGCCAGGGCCGCCAGGTCGACGACGATGCGCTCCACCTGCTGGCCCAGCAGGTGGAAGACACCGTGCGTGCCGCCGGCTCGCCGGAGGTCCCCAGCCACGAGGTCGGCCTGGCCATCCTCGGGCCGTTGCGCGACCTCGACGAGGTGGCGTACCTGCGGTTCGCGTCGGTATACCGGTCGTTCTCGTCCGCGGACGATTTCGAGCGCGAAATCCAGGCGCTGCGCGCGCACCGCAAGGTGTCGACCCCGAGCTGA
- a CDS encoding peroxynitrite isomerase, whose protein sequence is MSPDLHPDLEALAPLLGTWAGRGTGKYPTIQPFEYLEEAVFSHVGKPFLAYAQKTRAVADGKPLHAETGYLRVPRPGHVELVLAHPSGITEIEVGTYSATGDLIELELSTTAIGLAPTAKEVTALGRSFRVDGDELSYSVRMGAVGQPLQDHLAAVLHRRR, encoded by the coding sequence ATGTCGCCCGACTTGCACCCCGATCTCGAGGCGCTGGCACCGCTGCTTGGGACCTGGGCCGGTCGCGGGACGGGCAAGTACCCGACGATCCAGCCCTTCGAGTATCTCGAGGAAGCCGTGTTCTCCCATGTCGGGAAACCGTTTCTGGCCTACGCGCAGAAGACCAGGGCGGTGGCCGACGGCAAACCTCTGCACGCCGAGACGGGGTATCTTCGCGTGCCGCGACCCGGTCACGTGGAGCTGGTTCTGGCCCACCCGAGCGGCATCACCGAGATCGAGGTCGGCACGTATTCGGCGACCGGTGATCTCATCGAACTCGAGCTGTCGACCACGGCGATCGGGTTGGCCCCAACCGCCAAAGAGGTTACCGCGCTTGGCCGTTCGTTCCGCGTCGACGGCGACGAGCTTTCGTATTCGGTGCGGATGGGCGCAGTCGGGCAGCCCCTGCAGGACCACCTCGCCGCGGTGCTGCACCGGCGGCGCTGA
- a CDS encoding PhzF family phenazine biosynthesis protein has product MGIDVAVLRVFTDPEGNFGNPLAVVDASQIEPSGRQRLAAQLGYSETVFVDLPAAGSTTAHATIYTPRTELAFAGHPTVGASWWLRERGRPINTLQVPAGIVQVSYGVGARGDRTGISARSEWAPELAIHEFDSVDDLFAADPADFPDDTAHYLWTWADRPAGSLRARMFAANLGVPEDEATGAAAMRITDVLSRDLRITQGKGSLIETTWNPEGWVGVAGRVVNDGARRID; this is encoded by the coding sequence ATGGGTATCGACGTCGCGGTCCTGCGCGTGTTCACCGATCCGGAAGGGAATTTCGGTAATCCGCTCGCCGTGGTCGACGCCAGCCAGATCGAACCCTCGGGCCGGCAGCGGCTGGCGGCCCAATTGGGGTACAGCGAAACGGTTTTCGTCGATCTTCCGGCCGCCGGCTCGACCACCGCGCACGCCACCATTTACACCCCGCGGACCGAGCTTGCGTTCGCCGGGCATCCGACCGTCGGCGCGTCGTGGTGGCTGCGCGAGAGGGGCCGGCCGATCAACACATTGCAGGTGCCGGCCGGGATCGTGCAGGTGAGCTACGGCGTCGGCGCACGAGGCGACCGCACGGGCATCAGCGCACGCTCGGAATGGGCTCCGGAATTGGCCATCCACGAATTCGACTCAGTCGACGACCTTTTCGCCGCCGACCCGGCCGATTTTCCCGACGACACCGCACACTACCTGTGGACCTGGGCCGATCGGCCCGCCGGATCGCTGCGGGCCCGAATGTTCGCCGCCAACCTGGGTGTGCCGGAAGACGAAGCCACCGGGGCGGCGGCGATGCGGATCACCGACGTCCTCAGCCGCGACCTGCGCATCACCCAGGGCAAGGGATCGCTGATCGAAACCACATGGAACCCCGAAGGCTGGGTAGGGGTGGCCGGGCGCGTCGTCAACGACGGTGCCCGACGAATCGACTGA
- a CDS encoding alpha/beta fold hydrolase, with protein MTERKRKSNLRPVREVTAPTLEFRTIHGYRRAFRIAGSGPAILLIHGIGDNSTTWNAVQAKLAQRFTVIAPDLLGHGKSDKPRADYSVAAYANGMRDLLSVLDIERVTIVGHSLGGGVAMQFAYQFPHLVERLILVAAGGVTKDVNVVFRLAALPMGSEALALLRLPLVLPAVQLAGRVAGLAIGSTGLGHDLPNVLRILDDLPEPTASAAFSRTLRAVVDWRGQIVTMLDRCYLTEAIPVQIVWGTRDVVVPVRHAWMAHAAMPGSRLEIFEGSGHFPFHDDPARFIDVVERFIDTTEPAEYDQAALRGLLRGGGGEKTVTGPADTRVAVLNAMGSDERSAT; from the coding sequence ATGACCGAGCGGAAGCGCAAGAGCAACCTTCGCCCGGTGCGTGAAGTGACGGCGCCCACGCTCGAATTTCGCACCATCCATGGTTACCGGCGGGCGTTCCGGATCGCCGGTTCCGGGCCGGCGATTCTGCTGATCCACGGCATCGGTGACAACTCCACCACCTGGAATGCCGTGCAGGCCAAGCTCGCCCAGCGGTTCACGGTCATAGCCCCGGATCTGCTGGGCCACGGGAAATCCGACAAGCCGCGCGCCGACTACTCGGTCGCCGCCTACGCGAACGGGATGCGTGACCTGCTGTCCGTGCTCGACATCGAGCGGGTGACCATCGTCGGTCATTCGCTCGGCGGCGGCGTGGCCATGCAATTCGCCTACCAGTTCCCGCATTTGGTCGAGCGGCTGATCCTGGTCGCCGCCGGCGGCGTCACCAAGGACGTCAACGTCGTCTTCCGGTTGGCCGCGCTGCCGATGGGCAGCGAGGCCCTGGCGTTGCTACGGCTCCCCCTGGTGCTGCCGGCGGTCCAGCTCGCGGGGCGGGTGGCCGGGCTGGCGATCGGATCGACGGGCCTGGGCCACGATCTGCCCAACGTGCTGCGGATCCTCGACGACCTGCCGGAACCGACGGCCTCGGCGGCGTTCAGCCGGACCCTGCGGGCGGTGGTGGACTGGCGCGGCCAGATCGTGACGATGCTGGACCGATGTTATTTGACCGAGGCCATTCCGGTGCAGATCGTCTGGGGCACCAGGGATGTGGTCGTCCCCGTGCGTCACGCGTGGATGGCGCACGCCGCGATGCCCGGCTCCCGCCTCGAGATCTTCGAAGGCTCCGGCCACTTCCCGTTCCACGACGACCCCGCCCGCTTTATCGACGTCGTCGAGCGCTTCATCGACACCACCGAGCCCGCCGAATACGACCAGGCCGCCCTGCGCGGGTTGCTCCGCGGCGGCGGCGGCGAGAAGACGGTCACGGGCCCCGCCGACACCCGCGTCGCCGTCCTGAACGCCATGGGTTCCGACGAACGCAGCGCTACCTGA
- a CDS encoding proteasome assembly chaperone family protein, with product MAHRQSPGDEGYQPGQSGMYELEFPAPQLSTADGRGPVLVHALEGFSDAGHAIRLAARHLRAALDTELVASFAIDELLDYRSRRPLMTFKTDHFTHYDDPELSLYALRDSVGTPFLLLAGMEPDLKWERFITAVRLLAERLGVRRTIGLGTVPMAVPHTRPITLTAHSNNRELIADFQPWISEIQVPGSASNLLEYRMAQHGHEVVGFTVHVPHYLTQTDYPAAAQALLEQVAKAASLELPLSALSEAAAEIRAKIDEQVQASAEVAQVVAALERQYDAFIDAQENRSLLNRDEDLPSGDELGAEFERFLAQQAEKKFGDEDDEQG from the coding sequence ATGGCCCACCGTCAAAGCCCGGGCGACGAAGGCTACCAGCCAGGGCAGTCCGGCATGTACGAGCTCGAGTTCCCGGCACCCCAGTTGTCGACGGCCGACGGCCGCGGCCCGGTGTTGGTACACGCGTTGGAGGGCTTCTCCGACGCCGGTCACGCGATACGGCTGGCCGCTCGGCATCTGAGGGCCGCCCTGGACACCGAGCTTGTCGCGTCGTTCGCGATCGACGAATTGCTGGATTACCGCTCGCGGCGGCCGCTGATGACCTTCAAGACGGATCACTTCACCCATTACGACGATCCGGAGCTGAGCCTGTACGCGCTGCGCGACAGCGTCGGCACGCCGTTCCTGTTGCTGGCCGGCATGGAACCGGACCTGAAGTGGGAGCGGTTCATCACCGCGGTGCGGCTGCTGGCCGAGCGGCTGGGAGTGCGGCGAACCATCGGCCTGGGCACCGTCCCGATGGCGGTTCCCCACACCCGGCCGATCACGCTGACCGCACATTCCAACAACCGCGAACTGATCGCCGACTTCCAGCCGTGGATTTCCGAGATCCAGGTTCCCGGCAGCGCGTCCAACCTGTTGGAATACCGGATGGCCCAGCATGGCCACGAGGTCGTCGGATTCACCGTGCACGTCCCGCACTACCTGACGCAGACCGACTATCCCGCGGCCGCGCAGGCGTTGCTCGAGCAGGTGGCCAAGGCGGCGTCGCTGGAGCTGCCGCTGTCGGCGCTGTCGGAAGCGGCGGCGGAGATCCGGGCCAAGATCGACGAGCAGGTCCAGGCAAGCGCGGAGGTCGCCCAAGTGGTGGCCGCGCTCGAGCGCCAGTACGATGCCTTCATCGACGCTCAGGAGAACAGGTCGTTACTAAACCGCGACGAGGATCTGCCCAGCGGCGACGAGCTTGGCGCAGAGTTTGAGCGATTTCTGGCCCAGCAGGCGGAGAAGAAGTTCGGCGACGAAGACGACGAGCAGGGTTGA